A single window of Podarcis raffonei isolate rPodRaf1 chromosome 9, rPodRaf1.pri, whole genome shotgun sequence DNA harbors:
- the C9H4orf51 gene encoding uncharacterized protein C4orf51 homolog isoform X4, translated as MCIHVHCKNLVFLINRLHYLSGNYGNPKHGATTDKGCHPSFLKSSSNRKKFQHHSQQMNHNAVIIPSPAVPVNEIQQAMKYPRVNGNQTGIKTGTPSTASQDILTGWPVTGSSDSVGLQIMEKVTQDLPDLN; from the exons ATGTGCATTCATGTGCATTGCAAAAATCT AGTGTTTTTGATAAACCGGCTTCATTATCTTTCTGGAAACTACGGCAATCCTAAACATGGTGCGACAACTGACAAGG GCTGTCATCCAAGTTTCTTAAAGTCTTCAAGTAATAGGAAGAAATTTCAACACCATTCCCAACAA atgAATCATAATGCAGTCATCATTCCATCACCAGCAGTACCAGTGAATGAAATTCAGCAGGCGATGAAATACCCCAGGGTAAACG GGAACCAAACTGGAATAAAAACGGGGACGCCATCAACTGCAAGTCAGGATATTCTGACCGGGTGGCCTGTTACTGGGAGTTCCGATTCAGTG GGGTTGCAAATCATGGAAAAGGTGACTCAAGATCTTCCTGACCTCAACTGA